Proteins encoded together in one Pseudomonas sp. Seg1 window:
- the ptsP gene encoding phosphoenolpyruvate--protein phosphotransferase: protein MLELTIEQISMGQSAVDKPAALQLLANHLVADGLVADGYLAGLQAREAQGSTFLGQGIAIPHGTPETRDQVFATGVRLMQFPEGVDWGDGQIVYLAIGIAAKSDEHLRLLQLLTRALGETDLGQALRRASSPEALLKLLQGAPQELALDAQMIGLGVSADDFEELVWRGARLLRQADCVSNGFAGVLQQVEALPLGDGLWWLHSEQTVKRPGLAFVTPDKPMRYLGQPLSGLFCLASLGEAHQALLERLCALLIEGRGHELGRATSSRKVLEVLGGELPADWPSARIALANAHGLHARPAKILAQLAKSFDGEIRVRIVDSQDSAVSVKSLSKLLSLGARRGQVLELIAEPSIAADALPALLAAIEEGLGEEVEPLPAVSQQRELIADIAEVVIAPASGSLLQAIPAAPGIAIGPAHIQVQQTIEYPLRGESAAIERERLKQALADVRADIQGLIERSKAKAIREIFITHQEMLDDPELTDEVDTRLKQGESAEAAWMAVIEAAAKQQESLQDALLAERAADLRDIGRRVLAQLCGVQTPSEPEQPYILVMDEVGPSDVARLDPARVAGILTARGGATAHSAIVARALGIPALVGAGAAVLLLAPGTPLLLDGQRGRLHVDADAATLQRATEERDTREQRLKAAAEQRHQPAHTTDGHAVEVFANIGESAGVVSAVEQGAEGIGLLRTELIFMAHPQAPDEATQEAEYRRVLDGLAGRPLVVRTLDVGGDKPLPYWPIAKEENPFLGVRGIRLTLQRPQIMEAQLRALLRAADNRPLRIMFPMVGSVEEWRQARDMTERLRLEIPVADLQLGIMIEVPSAALLAPVLAKEVDFFSVGTNDLTQYTLAIDRGHPTLSAQADGLHPAVLQLIDITVRAAHAHGKWVGVCGELAADPLAVPVLVGLGVDELSVSGRSIAEVKARIRELSLIQAQTLAQQALSVGSANEVRALVEAL, encoded by the coding sequence ATGCTCGAGCTCACTATAGAGCAGATATCCATGGGCCAATCGGCTGTGGATAAACCCGCTGCCCTGCAATTGCTGGCCAATCACCTGGTGGCCGATGGACTGGTCGCTGATGGTTACCTTGCCGGATTGCAGGCGCGCGAGGCCCAGGGCTCGACCTTTCTCGGTCAAGGTATTGCCATTCCCCACGGTACGCCCGAGACCCGCGATCAAGTATTCGCCACTGGCGTTCGCCTGATGCAGTTTCCCGAGGGCGTGGATTGGGGCGATGGCCAGATCGTTTATCTGGCGATCGGGATTGCGGCCAAATCCGATGAACACCTTCGTCTCTTGCAACTGCTGACCCGGGCCCTCGGCGAGACCGATCTCGGTCAGGCGCTGCGCCGCGCCAGTTCGCCCGAAGCACTGCTGAAACTGCTGCAAGGTGCGCCTCAGGAACTGGCGCTGGATGCGCAGATGATCGGCCTCGGTGTTTCGGCTGATGATTTCGAAGAACTGGTCTGGCGCGGCGCGCGCCTGCTGCGTCAGGCCGATTGTGTGAGCAACGGCTTTGCCGGCGTGTTGCAGCAAGTCGAAGCGCTGCCGCTGGGCGATGGTTTGTGGTGGCTGCACAGCGAGCAAACGGTGAAGCGTCCGGGTCTGGCGTTCGTCACCCCGGACAAACCGATGCGTTACCTCGGCCAGCCGCTGAGCGGTCTGTTCTGCCTCGCCAGCCTCGGCGAAGCGCATCAGGCGTTGCTCGAGCGTCTGTGCGCGTTGCTCATCGAAGGTCGCGGCCACGAATTGGGCCGCGCCACCAGCAGCCGTAAAGTCCTCGAAGTGCTCGGTGGTGAGTTGCCCGCCGACTGGCCGAGCGCCCGCATCGCGCTGGCCAACGCTCACGGTCTGCACGCACGCCCGGCGAAGATCCTCGCGCAACTGGCGAAGAGCTTTGACGGCGAAATCCGCGTACGCATCGTCGACAGCCAGGACAGCGCCGTGTCGGTGAAGAGCCTGAGTAAACTGCTCAGCCTCGGCGCCCGGCGTGGTCAGGTGCTGGAGTTGATCGCCGAGCCGAGCATCGCCGCCGACGCATTGCCCGCGTTGCTCGCCGCCATCGAGGAAGGCCTCGGTGAAGAAGTCGAGCCCCTGCCAGCCGTCAGTCAGCAACGCGAATTGATCGCCGACATCGCCGAAGTGGTGATCGCGCCGGCGTCCGGCAGCCTGCTGCAAGCGATTCCCGCCGCCCCCGGCATTGCCATCGGCCCGGCGCACATTCAAGTGCAGCAAACCATCGAATACCCGTTGCGCGGCGAATCTGCGGCCATCGAGCGCGAGCGTCTCAAGCAAGCCTTGGCCGATGTGCGTGCGGACATCCAGGGCCTGATCGAACGCAGCAAGGCCAAAGCCATCCGCGAGATTTTCATCACCCACCAGGAAATGCTCGACGACCCGGAACTGACCGATGAAGTCGACACGCGCCTCAAACAGGGCGAAAGCGCTGAAGCGGCGTGGATGGCGGTGATCGAAGCGGCAGCGAAGCAGCAGGAATCCTTGCAGGATGCCTTGCTCGCCGAGCGTGCGGCGGACCTGCGCGACATCGGTCGCCGGGTGCTGGCGCAACTGTGTGGCGTGCAAACCCCGAGTGAACCGGAGCAGCCGTACATTCTGGTGATGGACGAAGTCGGCCCGTCCGACGTCGCACGGCTCGATCCGGCGCGGGTGGCGGGGATTCTTACCGCTCGCGGCGGGGCCACGGCACACAGTGCAATCGTCGCCCGTGCTCTCGGCATTCCGGCGCTGGTCGGGGCCGGCGCAGCGGTGCTGCTGCTGGCGCCGGGCACGCCGTTGCTGCTCGACGGCCAGCGTGGTCGCCTGCACGTCGATGCTGATGCGGCAACGCTGCAACGTGCCACCGAAGAACGCGACACCCGCGAGCAGCGCCTCAAGGCTGCTGCCGAACAACGCCATCAACCGGCGCACACCACTGACGGTCACGCCGTCGAAGTGTTCGCCAACATCGGCGAAAGCGCCGGGGTGGTCAGCGCGGTGGAGCAGGGCGCCGAAGGTATCGGCCTGCTGCGTACCGAACTGATTTTCATGGCCCACCCGCAAGCGCCGGACGAAGCCACGCAGGAAGCAGAATACCGCCGCGTCCTCGATGGCCTTGCCGGGCGTCCGTTGGTGGTGCGCACGCTGGATGTCGGCGGCGACAAACCGCTGCCGTATTGGCCGATCGCCAAGGAAGAAAACCCGTTTCTCGGCGTACGCGGTATTCGCCTGACCTTGCAGCGTCCGCAGATCATGGAAGCGCAATTGCGCGCCTTGCTGCGTGCGGCCGACAACCGTCCGCTGCGGATCATGTTTCCGATGGTCGGCAGCGTCGAGGAGTGGCGTCAGGCCCGCGACATGACTGAACGTCTGCGTCTGGAAATCCCGGTCGCCGACCTGCAACTCGGCATCATGATCGAAGTGCCGTCCGCCGCTCTGTTGGCGCCGGTGCTGGCAAAAGAAGTCGATTTCTTCAGCGTTGGCACCAACGACCTGACCCAATACACCCTGGCCATCGACCGTGGTCATCCGACCCTGTCGGCGCAGGCTGATGGCTTGCATCCAGCGGTGCTGCAACTGATCGACATCACCGTGCGCGCCGCGCATGCCCATGGTAAATGGGTCGGTGTCTGCGGCGAGCTGGCGGCAGATCCACTGGCGGTGCCGGTGCTGGTCGGCCTCGGTGTCGATGAACTCAGCGTGTCGGGCCGCAGCATTGCTGAAGTGAAGGCACGCATACGCGAACTCAGCCTTATCCAGGCGCAAACCCTTGCTCAACAAGCCCTCAGCGTGGGCAGCGCCAACGAAGTGCGTGCATTAGTGGAGGCCCTGTAA
- a CDS encoding endonuclease domain-containing protein, whose amino-acid sequence MQNRPTLAQFARHLRTHQTDCEHLLWQRLRSRQIANLKFRRQFPCPPYVLDFYCVELKLAIELDGGQHFETAAVIHDRRRTLFLQRQGIEVVRFSNLEVLQQMGDVLEQIIRIAADRKSPSP is encoded by the coding sequence ATGCAAAACCGCCCTACCCTCGCTCAATTCGCCCGCCACTTACGCACCCACCAAACCGACTGCGAACACCTGCTCTGGCAAAGACTGCGCTCGCGCCAGATCGCCAATCTGAAATTCCGCCGGCAGTTTCCCTGTCCGCCGTATGTTCTGGATTTTTATTGTGTTGAGTTGAAGTTGGCGATCGAACTGGACGGCGGTCAGCACTTTGAAACGGCGGCTGTGATTCACGACCGGCGGCGGACGCTATTCCTTCAACGCCAGGGCATTGAGGTTGTGCGGTTTAGCAATCTGGAGGTGCTTCAGCAGATGGGGGATGTACTGGAGCAGATCATTCGAATTGCGGCAGATCGGAAAAGCCCCTCACCCTAA
- a CDS encoding alkaline phosphatase D family protein, with amino-acid sequence MSDFNLGRRRVMQAVGAGLLMPGLAPAVIASVKDRPQLTDGVQSGDLQGDRAMIWSRSDRPAWMVVEWDTRSQFRNPRRVISALADAHSDFTARVELTGLPADQAIFYRVYFKDARTGVASEPWLGHLRSAPTARRNIRFVWSGDTVGQGFGINPDIGGMRIYEAMRLRLPDFFIHSGDTIYADGPVPAQLTTEGGRVWRNLTTEAKSKVAQTLDDYRGNYRYNLMDENIRRFNAEVPQIWQWDDHEVVNNWSPGKQLDERYQEKDIHTLVGRARKAWLEYSPMRLQAADGGGRIYRKVSYGPMLDVFVLDMRSYRGANDDNLGAAKPFLGREQLDWLKRGLKKSKAQWKVIAADMPIGLGVPDGEVSPGVARWEAVANGDPGPAQGRELEIAELLGFLRAQQVRNFVFLTADVHYCAAHHYHPDRAAFQDFEPFWEFVAGPLNAGSFGPNPLDKTFGPEVVFEKAPPTQNASPFAGFQFFGEVNIEGQSGEMSVVLRDLNGVAVFERKLQPV; translated from the coding sequence ATGAGCGATTTCAATCTCGGTCGCCGTCGGGTCATGCAAGCCGTTGGCGCCGGGCTGCTGATGCCCGGGCTGGCGCCGGCGGTGATCGCCTCGGTCAAGGACCGGCCGCAACTCACCGATGGCGTACAGTCCGGCGACCTGCAAGGCGACCGGGCGATGATCTGGAGCCGCAGCGATCGTCCCGCATGGATGGTGGTCGAGTGGGACACCCGCAGTCAGTTTCGCAACCCACGTCGGGTGATCTCGGCGCTCGCCGATGCCCACAGTGATTTCACCGCTCGCGTCGAACTCACCGGGCTGCCCGCCGATCAGGCGATTTTCTATCGCGTGTATTTCAAGGACGCCCGCACGGGTGTCGCCAGCGAACCGTGGCTCGGCCATTTGCGCAGCGCCCCGACGGCGCGGCGCAATATCCGTTTCGTCTGGAGCGGCGACACCGTCGGCCAGGGCTTCGGCATCAACCCGGACATTGGCGGCATGCGCATCTACGAAGCCATGCGCCTGCGCCTGCCGGACTTCTTTATCCACAGCGGCGACACCATCTACGCCGACGGCCCGGTGCCGGCACAACTGACAACTGAGGGTGGCCGTGTGTGGCGCAACCTCACCACAGAAGCCAAGAGCAAAGTCGCCCAGACCCTCGACGACTATCGTGGCAATTATCGCTACAACCTGATGGACGAAAACATCCGCCGTTTCAACGCCGAAGTGCCGCAGATCTGGCAGTGGGACGACCATGAAGTGGTCAACAACTGGTCGCCCGGCAAGCAACTGGATGAGCGCTATCAGGAAAAAGATATCCACACCCTGGTCGGCCGCGCACGAAAAGCCTGGCTGGAATATTCGCCGATGCGTTTGCAGGCCGCCGACGGTGGCGGGCGGATTTATCGAAAGGTGAGTTATGGGCCGATGCTCGATGTGTTCGTGCTCGACATGCGCAGTTATCGCGGGGCGAACGACGACAACCTCGGCGCGGCGAAACCGTTTCTGGGGCGCGAACAACTGGACTGGCTCAAGCGCGGATTGAAGAAGTCGAAAGCCCAATGGAAAGTGATCGCCGCCGATATGCCGATTGGTCTAGGCGTGCCGGATGGCGAGGTGAGTCCGGGTGTGGCCCGTTGGGAGGCGGTGGCCAACGGTGATCCGGGGCCGGCTCAGGGACGTGAACTGGAGATCGCTGAACTGCTCGGATTCCTGCGTGCGCAGCAGGTGCGCAATTTCGTCTTTCTCACGGCAGACGTGCATTACTGCGCGGCGCATCACTATCACCCGGATCGTGCGGCGTTTCAGGATTTCGAACCGTTCTGGGAGTTTGTTGCGGGGCCGTTGAATGCCGGGAGTTTCGGGCCTAATCCGTTGGACAAGACCTTCGGGCCGGAGGTCGTGTTCGAGAAGGCGCCGCCGACACAAAACGCTTCGCCGTTTGCCGGGTTTCAGTTTTTTGGCGAGGTGAATATTGAAGGGCAGAGCGGGGAGATGAGTGTGGTGTTGCGGGATTTGAATGGGGTGGCGGTGTTTGAGCGGAAGCTGCAGCCGGTTTGA
- a CDS encoding PTS fructose-like transporter subunit IIB, with the protein MKLAIVTACPNGMVTSVLCARLLDAAAQRQGWSTSVEVVDAAHPERELSAATIEAAEWVLLVATGNVDMTRFVGKRVFQIAPAQALQDVEAVLRRGAEEAEVYVASEAVPAAVAQRAPRIVAITACPTGVAHTFMAAEALQQTAKRLGYDLQVETQGSVGAKTPLSATAIAEADVVLLAADIEVATERFAGKKIYRCGTGIALKQSEATLKKALAEGQVESAASDGKTPAKQEKTGVYKHLLTGVSFMLPMVVAGGLMIALSFVFGITAFKEQGTLAAALMQIGGETAFKLMVPLLAGYIAYSIADRPGLAPGMIGGLLASTLGAGFIGGIVAGFIAGYAAKAISRYVALPQSLEALKPILIIPLFASLFTGLVMIYVVGKPVAGMLAALTHFLDSMGTTNAILLGIVLGGMMCVDLGGPINKAAYAFSVGLLASQSYAPMAATMAAGMVPPIGLGIATFIARRKFAQTEREAGKAALVLGLCFISEGAIPFAAKDPLRVIPASIAGGALTGALSMYFGCKLMAPHGGLFVLAIPNAINHALLYLLAIVAGSLLTAVVYATVKRPEAVELALEPAKA; encoded by the coding sequence ATGAAGTTAGCCATTGTTACGGCGTGCCCGAACGGCATGGTCACCAGTGTGCTGTGCGCGCGTTTACTGGATGCGGCGGCTCAGCGTCAGGGCTGGAGCACCAGCGTCGAAGTAGTCGACGCGGCGCACCCGGAACGCGAATTGTCGGCAGCGACCATCGAGGCGGCGGAGTGGGTGTTGCTGGTCGCCACCGGTAACGTCGACATGACGCGTTTTGTTGGTAAACGCGTCTTTCAAATTGCTCCGGCGCAAGCCCTGCAAGATGTTGAAGCGGTGCTGCGACGTGGTGCCGAAGAAGCCGAGGTTTATGTCGCCAGCGAAGCCGTTCCCGCTGCCGTTGCGCAGCGTGCCCCACGCATTGTCGCGATCACCGCATGCCCCACCGGAGTCGCCCATACCTTCATGGCGGCCGAGGCGTTGCAGCAAACCGCCAAGCGTCTCGGTTATGACTTGCAGGTCGAAACCCAAGGCTCGGTCGGTGCGAAAACCCCGTTGAGCGCGACGGCAATTGCCGAGGCTGACGTGGTGCTGCTGGCGGCGGATATTGAAGTTGCCACCGAGCGTTTTGCCGGCAAGAAAATCTACCGTTGTGGCACCGGCATCGCATTGAAGCAGTCGGAAGCCACACTGAAAAAAGCCCTCGCCGAAGGTCAGGTGGAGAGCGCCGCGAGTGACGGCAAGACCCCCGCCAAACAAGAGAAAACCGGTGTCTACAAACACCTGCTGACCGGCGTTTCGTTCATGCTGCCGATGGTGGTGGCGGGCGGTTTGATGATCGCGCTGTCGTTTGTGTTCGGCATCACCGCGTTCAAAGAGCAAGGCACGCTGGCGGCTGCATTGATGCAGATCGGCGGGGAAACCGCGTTCAAGTTGATGGTGCCGCTGCTGGCCGGTTACATCGCCTACTCGATTGCCGACCGCCCAGGTCTGGCGCCGGGGATGATTGGCGGTTTGTTGGCGAGCACGTTGGGGGCCGGGTTTATCGGCGGCATTGTGGCTGGTTTCATCGCCGGTTATGCGGCCAAGGCGATCAGTCGATACGTCGCATTGCCGCAAAGTCTTGAGGCGCTGAAGCCGATTCTGATCATTCCGCTGTTCGCCAGTCTGTTTACCGGTCTGGTGATGATTTACGTGGTCGGCAAACCGGTCGCGGGCATGCTCGCCGCGCTCACGCATTTCCTCGACAGCATGGGTACCACCAACGCGATTCTGCTGGGGATCGTGCTCGGCGGCATGATGTGCGTCGACCTCGGTGGGCCGATCAACAAAGCCGCGTATGCGTTCTCGGTGGGGCTGCTGGCCTCGCAGAGTTATGCACCGATGGCGGCGACGATGGCCGCAGGCATGGTGCCGCCGATTGGTCTGGGTATCGCCACGTTCATCGCCCGGCGCAAGTTTGCCCAGACTGAGCGCGAGGCCGGCAAAGCGGCGCTGGTGCTGGGGCTGTGCTTTATCTCCGAAGGCGCGATTCCGTTTGCCGCCAAAGATCCGCTGCGGGTGATTCCGGCGAGCATTGCCGGTGGTGCATTGACCGGGGCTTTGTCGATGTACTTCGGCTGCAAACTGATGGCGCCGCACGGTGGTCTGTTTGTGCTGGCGATTCCGAATGCGATCAATCACGCGCTGCTGTATCTGCTGGCGATTGTCGCGGGGAGTTTGTTGACGGCCGTCGTATATGCAACGGTCAAACGGCCTGAGGCCGTCGAGTTGGCGCTGGAACCCGCGAAGGCCTGA
- the pfkB gene encoding 1-phosphofructokinase, whose translation MAKILTLTLNPALDLTVELSRLEAGQVNRSDEMHTHAAGKGVNVAQVLADLGHQLTVSGFLGEDNLQAFETLFAKRGFVDAFIRVPGETRSNIKVAERDGRITDINGPGPVVDAAAQQALLERLVQIAPGHDAVVVAGSLPRGVTAQWLRELIERLNQLGLKVALDSSGEALRAALQASPWLIKPNTEELADALGCEVVSHAAEAQAAARLHAQGIEHVVISHGADGVNWFSVGSALHATPPKVSVASTVGAGDSLLAGMLHGLLSADTPEQTLRTATAIAAMAVTQIGFGINDSAQLAQLEQGVRVRPLTEQ comes from the coding sequence ATGGCCAAGATTCTCACCCTGACCCTCAACCCGGCGCTGGACCTCACGGTCGAGCTGTCACGCCTGGAGGCCGGTCAGGTCAACCGCAGCGACGAGATGCACACCCACGCCGCCGGCAAGGGCGTGAACGTCGCGCAGGTGCTGGCCGATCTCGGGCATCAACTGACGGTCAGTGGTTTTCTCGGCGAAGACAACCTGCAAGCGTTCGAAACCCTGTTTGCCAAACGCGGCTTTGTCGACGCGTTCATCCGCGTGCCGGGCGAGACGCGCAGCAACATCAAAGTCGCCGAGCGCGACGGCCGTATCACCGACATCAACGGTCCGGGTCCGGTGGTCGATGCCGCCGCGCAGCAGGCATTGCTTGAGCGTCTGGTGCAGATCGCGCCGGGGCATGACGCGGTGGTGGTCGCCGGCAGTTTGCCGCGCGGCGTCACGGCGCAGTGGTTGCGTGAACTGATTGAGCGACTGAATCAGCTTGGTCTGAAAGTCGCCCTCGACAGCAGCGGCGAAGCCTTGCGTGCGGCGTTGCAGGCCAGTCCGTGGCTGATCAAACCGAACACCGAAGAACTCGCCGATGCCCTCGGTTGCGAGGTGGTTTCCCACGCGGCCGAGGCGCAGGCAGCGGCGCGTTTGCATGCGCAAGGCATCGAGCACGTGGTGATTTCTCACGGTGCCGATGGGGTCAACTGGTTCAGCGTCGGTTCGGCACTGCATGCCACGCCACCGAAAGTCAGCGTCGCCAGCACAGTGGGTGCCGGTGACTCGTTGCTGGCCGGCATGCTGCACGGTTTGCTCAGCGCCGACACGCCTGAGCAAACCCTGCGTACGGCCACCGCAATCGCGGCAATGGCGGTCACGCAGATCGGTTTTGGCATCAACGACAGCGCGCAACTGGCGCAGCTCGAACAGGGCGTGCGCGTGCGCCCCCTGACAGAACAATAA
- the cra gene encoding catabolite repressor/activator, giving the protein MKLSDIARLAGVSVTTASYVINGKAEQQRISNATVERVRAVVDLHGFTPNPQAAGLRSRHTRTLGFILPDLENPSYARIAKLLEQGARARGYQLLIASSDDAPDSERQLLQLFKARRCDALIVASCLPAGDDSYRQLQAKGLPIIAIDRVMEPEHFCSVISDDREASLHLTQSLLDPQLKQIVLLGARPELSISQERAAGFKEALGDFKGEVLVEHAESFSRECGKQLMEELLQRLGHLPDALVTTSYVLLQGVFDALHDFPLKSRPLRLGTFGDTQLLDFLPLPVNAMAQQHQLIADKALELALAAVEQSNYQPGVQAIARTFKQRIHRD; this is encoded by the coding sequence TTGAAACTCAGTGATATCGCGCGGTTGGCCGGAGTGTCCGTGACCACCGCCAGCTACGTCATCAACGGCAAGGCCGAACAGCAACGCATCAGTAACGCGACCGTCGAGCGCGTGCGCGCGGTGGTTGATCTGCATGGCTTTACGCCCAATCCACAAGCGGCCGGGCTGCGCAGTCGGCACACGCGCACACTGGGCTTCATTTTGCCGGACCTGGAAAACCCCAGTTACGCGCGGATCGCCAAACTGCTCGAACAAGGCGCGCGGGCACGTGGTTATCAACTGCTGATCGCCAGCTCAGACGATGCGCCGGACAGCGAGCGCCAATTGCTGCAATTGTTCAAGGCGCGCCGCTGCGATGCGCTGATCGTTGCCAGTTGCCTGCCGGCCGGGGATGACAGCTACCGCCAGTTGCAGGCCAAGGGCCTGCCGATCATCGCCATCGACCGGGTCATGGAACCCGAGCATTTTTGCTCGGTGATCAGCGACGACCGCGAGGCCAGCCTGCACCTGACTCAGAGCCTGCTCGATCCGCAGCTCAAGCAGATCGTCCTGCTCGGCGCTCGCCCGGAATTGAGCATCAGCCAGGAACGTGCGGCCGGCTTCAAAGAAGCGCTGGGCGATTTCAAAGGCGAAGTGCTGGTCGAACATGCTGAATCGTTCAGTCGCGAGTGCGGCAAGCAATTGATGGAAGAACTCCTGCAACGTCTGGGGCATTTACCGGATGCGTTGGTGACCACTTCCTACGTGCTGCTGCAGGGCGTGTTCGACGCACTGCATGACTTCCCGCTCAAGTCGAGGCCGCTGCGCCTTGGCACCTTCGGTGACACGCAGTTGCTGGATTTCCTGCCGCTACCGGTCAACGCCATGGCCCAGCAGCACCAGTTGATCGCCGACAAGGCGCTGGAACTGGCGCTGGCCGCCGTCGAGCAATCGAATTACCAGCCTGGCGTGCAAGCCATTGCCCGTACCTTCAAACAACGTATTCACCGGGACTGA